In Cyanobacteriota bacterium, a single window of DNA contains:
- a CDS encoding transcriptional repressor: MVMGSQATDQQLTGTSMEAIVQLLRSKGLRVTPQRFAVYANLLARSDHPTADQILSDLNQEVPISSQATVYSSLQALREAGLVREVLLEEGVSRYDANVQPHHHFQCRCCGVISDIPWETFQNLSLNQLYPRLYAETYEVTVRGLCEQCQVTNAKGL; this comes from the coding sequence ATGGTTATGGGTTCCCAGGCTACAGATCAGCAACTGACTGGCACATCTATGGAAGCGATCGTGCAACTTCTTAGATCAAAAGGCTTGCGGGTTACACCGCAACGGTTTGCTGTGTATGCCAATCTTTTAGCTCGATCTGATCACCCTACAGCAGATCAAATTCTCAGTGATTTGAATCAAGAGGTACCTATTTCATCCCAGGCTACGGTGTACAGCTCATTGCAGGCATTGCGAGAAGCTGGCCTAGTGCGTGAGGTACTCTTGGAGGAAGGCGTGTCTCGCTATGATGCCAATGTTCAGCCTCACCATCACTTTCAGTGTCGCTGTTGTGGTGTGATTTCTGACATTCCTTGGGAAACATTCCAGAACCTTAGCCTGAACCAGCTATACCCCCGACTCTATGCTGAAACCTATGAAGTTACTGTTCGTGGGCTGTGTGAACAGTGCCAAGTAACCAACGCCAAGGGACTTTGA
- a CDS encoding SRPBCC domain-containing protein has translation MPSLYTEIDIRASRSRVWQALIRKEQWLYWNTFLYDLNSKLPFQQGRSVALSLRRVAGEPETQFQPTVTLVQPMVCLRWHSVVPGLRNEHVFELQDIGAGYTRYVHQDRFSGWLAGFFFPFIRQDEQRGIDRMARELKRYIEAT, from the coding sequence ATGCCGAGTCTCTACACTGAGATTGACATTCGGGCATCCAGAAGTCGTGTCTGGCAGGCCCTCATTCGCAAGGAACAGTGGCTTTACTGGAACACATTTCTCTACGATTTGAATAGCAAGCTACCATTCCAGCAGGGGCGTTCTGTAGCATTGTCACTACGGCGAGTGGCTGGCGAACCTGAAACCCAGTTTCAACCCACCGTTACCTTGGTACAACCCATGGTCTGTCTTCGCTGGCACTCTGTAGTGCCCGGATTACGCAACGAGCACGTGTTTGAGTTGCAAGATATTGGTGCAGGGTATACTCGATACGTTCACCAGGATAGGTTTTCTGGCTGGTTAGCAGGTTTTTTCTTTCCCTTCATTCGGCAAGATGAGCAACGGGGAATTGATCGCATGGCTCGTGAACTCAAGCGCTACATTGAAGCCACGTAG
- a CDS encoding peroxiredoxin: MVAVLDKVPDVVFKTRVRDESVEGPNPFRWQDVTTQEIFGGKRVVVFSLPGAFTPTCSSTHLPRYEELYDEIKAQGVDEVICISVNDAFVMYQWGKQQGIEKVKLLPDGNGEFTRKMGMLVEKDNLGFGLRSWRYSMVVNDGTIEKIFVEPGYSDNCPTDPFEVSDADTMLNYLKSVKS, from the coding sequence ATGGTTGCTGTATTGGATAAAGTGCCCGATGTAGTGTTTAAGACTCGTGTCCGTGATGAGTCTGTAGAAGGCCCCAACCCCTTCCGCTGGCAAGATGTCACTACCCAAGAGATCTTTGGTGGTAAGCGTGTAGTTGTCTTTTCCCTGCCTGGGGCATTCACCCCTACCTGTTCTTCTACCCACTTGCCTCGCTATGAGGAACTGTACGATGAGATCAAGGCTCAAGGCGTTGATGAAGTAATTTGTATATCTGTCAATGATGCCTTTGTGATGTATCAGTGGGGCAAGCAGCAAGGTATAGAAAAGGTGAAGCTGTTACCCGATGGTAATGGTGAGTTCACCCGCAAGATGGGTATGCTAGTAGAAAAGGATAACCTTGGTTTTGGACTGCGCTCATGGCGCTACTCTATGGTGGTGAATGACGGCACGATCGAGAAAATCTTTGTCGAGCCAGGCTACAGCGACAACTGCCCAACAGATCCCTTTGAAGTGTCGGATGCAGACACCATGCTGAACTACCTAAAGAGCGTTAAGTCATAG
- a CDS encoding homogentisate phytyltransferase produces the protein MSSWHIRFSWLYAFWKFSRPHTVIGTTLSVMALYSIAAAEATTILPIATLPLALFACLCGNIYIVGLNQLEDIGIDRINKPHLPLASGEFSPSQGWSIVGTTGLLALAVAAWQGIWLLATVGISLIIGTAYSLPPIRLKRYALWASWCILTVRGLVVNLGLFLHFQQTLSPGSAAIPPVIWAVTVFMVGFTIAIAIFKDIPDLEGDRQFRINTLTVRLGQRAVFTLAMLLLTTCYLGMILAGLAGLPGVHRPFFVATHALALISLWWCCYRLGISNSPHLNQRYAQLYLIIWSLFFLEYGMIPIAVLLNHSANGTI, from the coding sequence ATGTCATCTTGGCACATTCGGTTTTCTTGGCTGTATGCCTTTTGGAAGTTTTCTCGCCCCCATACGGTCATTGGCACTACCCTCAGTGTCATGGCGCTGTATAGCATTGCCGCTGCTGAAGCCACTACTATTCTGCCCATCGCTACCCTTCCCTTAGCCCTGTTTGCCTGTCTCTGTGGCAATATCTACATCGTGGGCTTAAATCAGTTGGAAGATATAGGGATTGATCGCATCAATAAACCCCACCTTCCCCTAGCCTCAGGCGAGTTTTCTCCATCCCAGGGGTGGAGCATTGTGGGCACGACAGGCTTGCTAGCGCTTGCAGTTGCAGCTTGGCAAGGAATTTGGTTGTTGGCAACAGTTGGCATTAGCTTGATAATCGGCACTGCCTATTCTTTGCCACCAATTCGCCTGAAGCGCTATGCTCTGTGGGCATCATGGTGCATCCTTACCGTGCGCGGACTAGTTGTCAACTTAGGGTTATTCCTACACTTTCAGCAGACCTTAAGTCCAGGCTCGGCGGCCATTCCACCGGTAATCTGGGCGGTTACTGTGTTCATGGTAGGCTTCACCATTGCCATTGCCATCTTTAAAGATATTCCCGACCTAGAGGGCGATCGACAATTTCGCATCAATACACTGACTGTCCGCTTAGGACAACGAGCGGTGTTCACCCTAGCTATGCTGTTACTAACAACCTGTTACCTCGGTATGATTCTGGCAGGTCTTGCAGGGTTACCCGGTGTCCACCGACCATTCTTTGTTGCTACCCATGCCCTAGCTTTGATCAGCCTCTGGTGGTGTTGCTACAGGTTAGGCATCTCAAACTCGCCTCACCTCAACCAGCGCTACGCCCAGCTCTATCTAATTATTTGGTCACTATTTTTCCTGGAGTATGGAATGATTCCAATTGCTGTGCTGCTGAACCACTCAGCAAATGGAACTATATGA